The Cupriavidus nantongensis genome has a segment encoding these proteins:
- a CDS encoding LysR substrate-binding domain-containing protein translates to MRKLPPLGALRAFEAAARRASFKHAADELHVTPTAISHQIRALEDSLGVKLFERQTRKVRLTAAGHQLFPAVRDGLDGMERAVQAVQRSGRPHVATLTSTVAFMARRLAPLAGQFRAAHPDWTLRLDASDQIVDLDHDADAAIRYGSGSYPGLVTEPLFRDRFAPVCSPALKLASMQDLTHATLVHFEWGAAARDDARAPVWRHWLTQAGVEVADPQAGLRFTDEIHAVQATIAGQGVGLLSLTLVAEELASGALVQPFELALESFRYDLVYSERAAERPATRLLRDWVMGVFAR, encoded by the coding sequence TTGCGCAAACTGCCGCCCCTCGGCGCCCTGCGCGCCTTCGAAGCCGCCGCCCGCCGCGCCAGCTTCAAGCACGCCGCCGACGAACTGCACGTCACGCCGACGGCGATCAGCCACCAGATCCGAGCGCTGGAAGACAGCCTGGGCGTGAAGCTGTTCGAACGGCAGACCCGCAAGGTGCGCCTGACGGCGGCCGGGCATCAGCTGTTCCCCGCGGTGCGGGACGGCCTCGACGGCATGGAGCGCGCGGTACAGGCGGTGCAGCGCAGCGGCCGTCCGCACGTGGCCACGCTGACGTCGACGGTGGCGTTCATGGCCAGGCGGCTCGCACCGCTCGCCGGGCAGTTCCGCGCCGCGCATCCCGACTGGACCCTGCGCCTCGATGCGTCGGACCAGATCGTCGACCTGGACCACGATGCCGACGCGGCGATCCGCTACGGCAGCGGCAGCTATCCGGGCCTGGTGACTGAGCCGCTGTTCCGCGACCGCTTCGCGCCGGTCTGCAGCCCCGCCCTGAAACTGGCATCCATGCAGGACCTGACACACGCCACGCTGGTCCACTTCGAGTGGGGCGCCGCCGCGCGCGATGACGCGCGCGCGCCGGTCTGGCGCCACTGGCTGACGCAGGCCGGCGTCGAGGTGGCCGATCCGCAGGCCGGCCTGCGCTTTACCGACGAGATCCACGCGGTGCAGGCCACCATCGCCGGGCAGGGCGTGGGTCTGCTCAGCCTGACGCTGGTGGCGGAAGAACTCGCGTCGGGGGCGCTGGTGCAGCCTTTTGAACTGGCGCTGGAGAGCTTTCGGTATGACCTGGTCTACAGCGAGCGGGCGGCGGAGCGGCCGGCTACGCGGTTGCTGCGGGATTGGGTGATGGGGGTGTTTGCGCGGTAG
- a CDS encoding RidA family protein has protein sequence MHLEQVHTQPDPYAPYLLSQAIRAGGLLFVSGQAGVGDDGTIVGRGDFDAQAEQAFRNLRRALQAGGSGLDRVAKVTIFLTSMEYFPKIVALRRKWFSAPYPADTIVEVSALYSPDAMIEIEAIALATEDAQ, from the coding sequence ATGCACCTCGAACAAGTCCACACCCAGCCCGATCCCTATGCCCCCTACCTGCTGTCGCAAGCCATCCGCGCCGGCGGCCTGCTGTTCGTTTCCGGCCAGGCCGGCGTCGGCGACGATGGCACCATCGTCGGCCGCGGCGACTTCGACGCGCAGGCCGAGCAGGCCTTCCGCAACCTCAGGCGCGCCCTGCAGGCGGGCGGCTCGGGGCTGGATCGCGTGGCCAAGGTGACGATCTTCCTGACGTCGATGGAGTACTTCCCGAAGATCGTCGCGCTGCGGCGCAAGTGGTTTTCCGCGCCCTATCCGGCCGATACCATCGTCGAAGTCTCGGCGCTGTATTCGCCGGACGCGATGATCGAGATCGAAGCCATCGCGCTGGCCACGGAGGACGCGCAATGA
- a CDS encoding NADH:flavin oxidoreductase — MITPAAPSLFDTPALSGVPLRNRLVVAPMTRISATDTGVPTDAMRRYYEGFARGGFGLIVSEGIYTDRAYAQGYAGQPGLTDAQQAQGWRGIVHAVHQAGGRMVAQLMHAGALSQANRFRDDTVGPSAVRPRGRQLTAYGGTGAFRMPRAMDEAEILQAIDGFAQAARLACAAGFDGVEIHGANGYLLDQFLNGHTNVRQDDWGGGIAQRMRLMLETIRAVRAAVGTDAIVGVRISQAKVNDFTYQWPEGTEGAAAVFAGIAASGVDYLHVTEHEAWQPAFAGSDASLVQHARRAAPGLAIVANGNLAEPARAAAMLEQGATLVALGRGALANPDWPARVRAGQPVRPFDAAVLAPLAGIKDAELALREAAPAVPVPLAG, encoded by the coding sequence ATGATCACGCCCGCCGCGCCTTCGCTGTTCGATACGCCGGCGCTGAGCGGCGTGCCGCTGCGCAACCGCCTGGTGGTGGCCCCGATGACGCGCATCAGCGCCACCGACACCGGCGTCCCCACCGATGCCATGCGCCGCTACTACGAGGGCTTTGCCCGCGGCGGCTTTGGCCTGATCGTCAGCGAGGGCATCTATACCGACCGCGCCTATGCGCAGGGCTATGCCGGCCAGCCGGGACTGACCGACGCGCAGCAGGCGCAGGGCTGGCGCGGGATCGTGCACGCGGTGCACCAGGCCGGCGGGCGCATGGTCGCGCAGCTGATGCATGCGGGGGCGCTGTCGCAGGCCAACCGCTTCCGCGACGATACGGTAGGGCCTTCGGCCGTGCGGCCCAGGGGCCGGCAGCTGACCGCGTACGGCGGCACGGGCGCTTTCCGCATGCCGCGCGCGATGGACGAGGCCGAGATCCTGCAGGCCATCGACGGCTTTGCGCAGGCGGCGCGGCTGGCGTGCGCAGCCGGCTTCGACGGCGTGGAAATCCACGGCGCCAACGGCTATCTGCTCGACCAGTTCCTCAACGGCCATACCAACGTGCGCCAGGATGACTGGGGCGGCGGCATCGCGCAGCGCATGCGGCTGATGCTGGAGACGATCCGCGCGGTGCGCGCCGCGGTGGGGACCGATGCCATCGTCGGCGTGCGCATCTCGCAGGCCAAGGTCAATGACTTTACGTACCAGTGGCCCGAAGGCACAGAGGGCGCAGCCGCGGTGTTTGCCGGCATTGCGGCAAGCGGCGTCGACTACCTTCATGTGACCGAGCACGAAGCCTGGCAGCCCGCCTTCGCCGGCAGCGATGCCTCGCTGGTGCAGCACGCGCGGCGCGCGGCGCCGGGGCTGGCCATCGTCGCCAACGGCAACCTCGCGGAGCCGGCGCGCGCGGCCGCGATGCTCGAACAAGGCGCGACGCTGGTCGCGCTCGGACGCGGCGCACTGGCGAATCCCGACTGGCCGGCGCGGGTGCGCGCGGGACAACCGGTGCGGCCGTTCGATGCGGCTGTGCTGGCGCCCCTGGCCGGCATCAAGGACGCGGAACTGGCGCTGCGCGAAGCCGCACCGGCAGTCCCGGTGCCATTGGCCGGCTGA
- the argG gene encoding argininosuccinate synthase produces the protein MTTILQHIPTGQRVGIAFSGGLDTSAALLWMRQKGAVPYAYTANLGQPDEPDYDDIPRRAKAYGAEEARLVDCRAQLVAEGIAALQCGAFHISTAGITYFNTTPIGRAVTGTMLVAAMKEDGVNIWGDGSTFKGNDIERFYRYGLLTNPGLQIYKPWLDQQFIDELGGRAEMSEFMRQNGFDYKMSAEKAYSTDSNMLGATHEAKDLEHLDSGIRIVQPIMGVQFWRDDVEVKREEVTVRFEEGQPVALNGQTFANAVDLFMEANRIGGRHGLGMSDQIENRIIEAKSRGIYEAPGLALLFIAYERLITGIHNEDTIEQYRDNGRRLGRLLYQGRWFDPQAIMLRETAQRWVAGAITGEVTIELRRGNDYSILNTTSPNLTYKPERLTMEKGESMFTPLDRIGQLTMRTLDIVDTREKLQTYAKTGLLSTQVSASLPKLED, from the coding sequence ATGACTACCATCCTGCAGCACATTCCTACCGGCCAGCGCGTCGGTATCGCCTTCTCCGGCGGCCTTGACACCAGCGCGGCACTCCTCTGGATGCGCCAGAAGGGCGCCGTCCCCTACGCCTACACCGCCAACCTGGGCCAGCCCGACGAACCTGACTACGACGACATCCCGCGCCGCGCCAAGGCCTACGGCGCCGAGGAAGCGCGCCTGGTCGACTGCCGCGCGCAGCTGGTGGCCGAGGGCATCGCCGCGCTGCAGTGCGGTGCCTTCCATATTTCCACCGCCGGCATCACCTATTTCAACACCACCCCGATCGGCCGCGCCGTCACCGGCACCATGCTGGTCGCCGCGATGAAGGAAGACGGCGTCAACATCTGGGGCGACGGCAGCACCTTCAAGGGCAACGACATCGAGCGCTTCTACCGCTACGGCCTGCTGACCAACCCCGGCCTGCAGATCTACAAGCCGTGGCTGGACCAGCAGTTCATCGACGAACTGGGCGGCCGCGCCGAGATGTCCGAGTTCATGCGCCAGAACGGCTTCGACTACAAGATGTCCGCCGAGAAGGCGTACTCGACCGACTCCAACATGCTGGGCGCGACCCACGAGGCCAAGGACCTGGAGCACCTCGATTCGGGCATTCGCATCGTGCAGCCAATCATGGGCGTGCAGTTCTGGCGCGATGATGTCGAAGTCAAGCGCGAGGAAGTCACGGTGCGCTTCGAGGAAGGCCAGCCGGTGGCGCTGAACGGCCAGACCTTCGCCAATGCCGTCGACCTGTTCATGGAAGCCAACCGCATCGGCGGGCGCCATGGCCTGGGCATGAGCGACCAGATCGAGAACCGCATCATCGAGGCCAAGAGCCGCGGCATCTATGAAGCCCCCGGCCTGGCGCTGCTGTTCATCGCCTACGAGCGCCTGATCACCGGCATCCACAACGAAGACACCATCGAGCAGTACCGCGACAACGGCCGCCGCCTGGGCCGCCTGCTGTACCAGGGCCGCTGGTTCGACCCGCAGGCCATCATGCTGCGCGAGACCGCCCAGCGCTGGGTCGCCGGCGCCATCACCGGCGAGGTCACCATCGAGCTGCGCCGCGGCAACGACTACTCGATCCTGAACACCACCTCGCCCAACCTGACCTACAAGCCGGAACGGCTGACCATGGAGAAGGGCGAGTCGATGTTCACGCCGCTGGACCGCATCGGCCAGCTGACCATGCGCACGCTCGATATCGTCGATACGCGCGAGAAGCTGCAGACGTATGCCAAGACCGGCCTGCTGTCGACCCAGGTCAGCGCTTCGCTGCCGAAGCTGGAAGACTGA
- a CDS encoding CaiB/BaiF CoA transferase family protein: MLHRALEGIRVLDLSRILAGPWCTQNLADLGAEVTKVEHPERGDDTRGWGPPYLDAPAGTEGDPRMSGYFICCNRGKRSVAIDYGTPEGAAQVRELARTADVLVENYKVGTLRRYGLDYDTLKAINPRLVYLSITGFGQSGPMADKPGYDYVFQGMGGLMSYTGQPDGTPGAGPLRTGVAVVDLSTGMYATSAVLAALYQRQATGAGAHLDIALLDVAVAMNANQAANYLVSGQNPQRSGNAHPNCAPYEVFRCADGHLILAIGNDGQFARFCAVAGIPALAQDPRYATNSARIEHLDALRAQLTELFPTRTRAAWTEAFDAAGVPWGPIHTMDEVFAHPQVQHRKLMQVAEHPVMGRVPMVRNPMLAGHDAPPAPPPLLGEHSPPR; encoded by the coding sequence ATGCTGCATCGCGCCCTGGAAGGCATCCGGGTCCTGGATTTGTCGCGCATCCTGGCCGGTCCCTGGTGTACCCAGAACCTGGCCGACCTGGGCGCCGAGGTGACCAAGGTCGAACACCCCGAGCGCGGCGACGATACCCGCGGCTGGGGGCCGCCCTACCTCGACGCACCGGCCGGCACCGAGGGCGATCCGCGCATGTCCGGCTACTTCATCTGCTGCAACCGCGGCAAGCGTTCGGTTGCGATCGACTACGGCACGCCCGAGGGCGCGGCGCAGGTGCGCGAGCTGGCGCGCACGGCCGACGTGCTGGTCGAGAACTACAAGGTCGGCACGCTGCGCCGCTACGGGCTGGACTACGATACGCTCAAGGCGATCAACCCGCGCCTGGTCTACCTGTCGATCACCGGCTTCGGCCAGAGCGGGCCGATGGCCGACAAGCCCGGCTACGACTACGTGTTCCAGGGCATGGGCGGGCTGATGAGCTACACCGGCCAGCCCGACGGCACGCCCGGTGCCGGCCCGCTGCGCACCGGCGTCGCGGTGGTCGACCTGAGCACCGGCATGTATGCCACCTCCGCGGTGCTGGCCGCGCTGTACCAGCGCCAGGCGACCGGCGCGGGCGCGCACCTGGACATCGCGCTGCTCGACGTGGCCGTGGCGATGAACGCCAACCAGGCCGCCAACTACCTGGTGTCGGGCCAGAACCCGCAGCGCAGCGGCAACGCCCATCCCAACTGCGCGCCGTATGAAGTGTTCCGCTGCGCCGATGGCCACCTGATCCTGGCAATCGGCAACGACGGCCAGTTCGCGCGCTTCTGCGCCGTGGCCGGCATCCCGGCGCTTGCGCAGGATCCGCGCTACGCCACCAATTCCGCGCGCATCGAACACCTGGACGCCCTGCGCGCGCAATTGACCGAACTCTTCCCCACCCGCACCCGCGCCGCCTGGACCGAGGCCTTCGATGCGGCGGGCGTGCCCTGGGGCCCGATCCACACCATGGACGAAGTCTTCGCCCATCCGCAAGTACAGCACCGCAAGCTGATGCAGGTGGCCGAGCACCCCGTGATGGGCCGCGTGCCAATGGTGCGCAACCCGATGCTGGCCGGCCACGACGCCCCGCCGGCGCCGCCGCCGCTGCTGGGCGAGCACAGCCCGCCGCGCTGA
- a CDS encoding Bug family tripartite tricarboxylate transporter substrate binding protein has product MKPTLFAMALLGIASSAHAAYPERPIKLIVPYAAGGTTDIIARIVGTRLGPVLGQPVVIENRPGAGGAVGSAYAAKQPADGYTLVMEVESSHAVNPNVYLKTAYDPVKDFAPISNLADVPNVLVVNPAFPAADLASFIKQLKANPGKYSFGSSGNGGLSHMNGELFMNATGTRMLHVPYKGLGPALNDAVAGQIQVVFDNIPSSSGLIQGGRLKPLAVAAKQRLKVLPNVPTYAEAGLPAMNNPSWFGLGAPAGTPAAILDQLNDAVRKVLAEPEVIAAIEKQGAIPAPTSRKAFGDLIRGQNAHWKQVVEAIHFTKLQ; this is encoded by the coding sequence ATGAAACCCACCCTTTTCGCCATGGCCCTGCTCGGCATTGCCAGCAGCGCGCACGCCGCCTATCCCGAGCGGCCGATCAAGCTGATCGTGCCCTACGCCGCCGGCGGCACCACCGACATCATTGCCCGCATCGTCGGCACCCGCCTGGGCCCGGTGCTGGGCCAGCCCGTCGTGATCGAGAACCGCCCCGGCGCCGGCGGCGCGGTCGGCAGCGCCTACGCCGCCAAGCAGCCGGCCGACGGCTACACGCTGGTGATGGAGGTGGAAAGCTCGCACGCGGTCAACCCCAACGTCTACCTGAAGACCGCCTACGACCCGGTCAAGGACTTCGCGCCGATCAGCAACCTGGCCGACGTGCCCAACGTGCTGGTGGTCAATCCCGCCTTCCCGGCCGCGGACCTGGCGTCGTTTATCAAGCAGCTCAAGGCCAATCCCGGCAAGTATTCGTTCGGCTCGTCCGGCAACGGCGGCCTCAGCCACATGAACGGCGAGCTCTTCATGAACGCCACCGGCACGCGCATGCTGCACGTGCCGTACAAGGGCCTGGGCCCGGCGCTCAACGATGCGGTCGCCGGGCAGATCCAGGTGGTGTTCGACAATATCCCGTCGTCGTCCGGGCTGATCCAGGGTGGCCGTCTCAAGCCGCTGGCGGTGGCCGCGAAGCAGCGCCTGAAGGTGCTGCCCAACGTGCCCACCTATGCCGAGGCAGGGCTGCCGGCGATGAACAACCCGTCGTGGTTCGGCCTGGGCGCGCCGGCGGGCACGCCCGCCGCCATCCTCGACCAGCTCAACGACGCCGTGCGTAAGGTGCTGGCCGAGCCCGAGGTGATCGCCGCGATCGAGAAACAGGGCGCGATCCCGGCACCGACTTCGCGCAAGGCCTTTGGCGACCTGATCCGTGGGCAGAACGCGCACTGGAAGCAGGTGGTCGAGGCCATCCACTTCACCAAGCTCCAGTAA
- a CDS encoding enoyl-CoA hydratase, with the protein MSALQQEPHAGVEIDARGIATVTIREAGSLNILSTPVIASLTRAIEALAAHDALRVLVLRGTGDKGFIGGADIKEMAALDRASAEAFISGLRRLCDAVRHLPVPVIARMPGWCLGGGLELALACDLRIAADTAQLGMPEVKVGIPSVIHAALMPRLIGNARTAWMLLTGEISDAAEALQWGLVNRVVPLAELDQEVERVAALLAGFGPVAVRQQKRLLREWEDAPLEISIGNSVAEFGSAFDTGEPQQHMATFLNRKR; encoded by the coding sequence ATGAGCGCACTTCAGCAGGAACCGCACGCCGGCGTCGAGATCGACGCGCGCGGCATTGCCACCGTCACCATCCGCGAGGCGGGCTCGCTCAATATCCTGAGCACGCCGGTGATCGCCTCGCTCACGCGTGCGATCGAGGCGCTGGCCGCCCACGACGCGCTGCGCGTGCTGGTGCTGCGCGGCACCGGCGACAAGGGCTTTATCGGCGGTGCCGACATCAAGGAGATGGCCGCGCTCGACCGCGCCAGCGCCGAGGCCTTTATCAGCGGCCTGCGCCGCCTGTGCGATGCGGTGCGCCACCTGCCGGTGCCGGTGATCGCGCGCATGCCGGGCTGGTGCCTGGGCGGCGGGCTGGAACTGGCGCTGGCGTGCGACCTGCGCATCGCCGCCGACACCGCGCAGCTGGGCATGCCCGAGGTGAAGGTCGGCATCCCGTCGGTGATCCACGCCGCGCTGATGCCGCGCCTGATTGGCAATGCGCGCACCGCATGGATGTTGCTGACCGGCGAGATCTCCGACGCCGCCGAAGCGCTGCAGTGGGGCCTGGTCAACCGCGTGGTGCCGCTGGCCGAACTGGACCAGGAAGTCGAGCGCGTGGCCGCGCTGCTGGCCGGCTTCGGCCCGGTCGCGGTGCGCCAGCAGAAGCGCCTGCTGCGCGAGTGGGAAGACGCGCCGCTGGAAATCTCGATCGGCAACAGCGTGGCCGAGTTCGGCAGCGCTTTCGACACCGGCGAGCCGCAGCAGCACATGGCCACCTTCCTGAACCGCAAGCGCTGA
- a CDS encoding LysR family transcriptional regulator — MRYELTDLRLFQAIADAQSLSGGASATHITASAASYRLKNLEHAMGTPLFVRSARGMELTPAGETLLVHVRELLLGVERMHGEVGRFSAGLKGNIRLLANSSSLNGFIIPSVSRFLLANPDVNIDLEERASQAILAAVAAHEADVGILAGDFHTGDEAAGVRSVRYARDELILVMAADHPLAREPEVRFGAALAFDFVCMSRTSSNFLFLREMAQRAGKGPNVRLHAHSFDAVLSLAEAGVGVALVPRSVAAQALREARVAGVRLAEPWALRELNLIVRADGKLPAFAEAFAQFLLNDPRVVATREGGAVAATAP; from the coding sequence TTGCGTTACGAATTGACCGACCTGCGCCTGTTCCAGGCCATTGCCGATGCGCAAAGCCTGTCGGGGGGCGCTTCGGCCACCCACATCACCGCGTCGGCGGCGAGCTACCGGCTGAAGAACCTCGAGCACGCCATGGGCACGCCGTTGTTCGTGCGCAGCGCGCGCGGCATGGAGCTGACGCCGGCCGGCGAAACCCTGCTGGTCCATGTGCGCGAACTGCTGCTGGGCGTGGAGCGCATGCATGGCGAAGTCGGGCGCTTCTCCGCCGGGCTGAAGGGCAATATCCGGCTGCTGGCCAACAGCAGCTCGCTCAACGGCTTCATCATCCCCAGCGTCAGCCGCTTCCTGCTGGCCAATCCGGACGTGAACATCGACCTGGAGGAGCGCGCCAGCCAGGCGATCCTGGCCGCGGTGGCGGCGCATGAAGCCGATGTCGGCATCCTGGCGGGAGATTTCCATACCGGCGACGAGGCCGCCGGCGTGCGCTCGGTGCGCTACGCGCGCGACGAACTGATCCTGGTGATGGCAGCGGACCACCCGCTCGCGCGCGAGCCGGAGGTGCGCTTCGGCGCGGCGCTGGCGTTCGACTTTGTCTGCATGAGCCGCACCAGCAGCAATTTCCTGTTCCTGCGCGAGATGGCGCAGCGCGCGGGCAAGGGCCCGAACGTGCGCCTGCATGCGCACAGCTTCGATGCGGTGCTGTCGCTGGCCGAGGCCGGCGTCGGCGTGGCGCTGGTGCCGCGCAGCGTGGCGGCGCAGGCGCTGCGCGAGGCGCGCGTGGCCGGGGTGCGGCTGGCAGAACCGTGGGCCTTGCGCGAACTGAATCTGATCGTGCGCGCCGACGGCAAGCTGCCGGCATTTGCCGAGGCCTTCGCGCAGTTTTTGCTCAACGATCCGCGTGTGGTGGCCACGCGCGAAGGCGGCGCCGTGGCGGCCACGGCGCCGTAG
- a CDS encoding VOC family protein gives MQVQPYLFFEGRCDEAVEFYKQTLGAKVNARMTFADNPDAGKGGEGCQPGAGAQDKVMHLEFQVGDSIILASDGQCSNQPAFQGFGLAITFPDKAGVEKAFNGLKEGGQVLMPLDKTFFAEQFGMVADRFGIMWMLLTAPK, from the coding sequence ATGCAAGTCCAGCCCTATCTGTTTTTCGAAGGCCGTTGCGATGAAGCGGTCGAGTTCTACAAGCAGACTCTTGGCGCCAAGGTCAACGCCCGCATGACCTTTGCCGACAACCCCGACGCCGGCAAGGGCGGCGAAGGCTGCCAGCCCGGCGCGGGCGCGCAGGACAAGGTCATGCACCTGGAATTCCAGGTCGGCGACAGCATCATCCTGGCCTCCGACGGGCAGTGCTCGAACCAGCCCGCGTTCCAGGGCTTCGGCCTGGCCATCACCTTTCCCGACAAGGCCGGGGTCGAGAAGGCCTTCAACGGCCTGAAGGAAGGCGGCCAGGTGCTGATGCCGCTGGACAAGACCTTCTTCGCCGAGCAGTTCGGCATGGTCGCCGACCGTTTCGGCATCATGTGGATGCTGCTGACCGCGCCCAAGTAA
- a CDS encoding SlyX family protein yields MDDRINELEIKLAFQEDLLDTLNSTVARQQQQIDLLQEQFRALYQQVRSAATTAAEADPLQEIPPHY; encoded by the coding sequence ATGGACGATCGCATCAACGAACTCGAAATCAAGCTCGCCTTCCAGGAAGACCTGCTCGATACCCTGAACAGCACCGTGGCGCGCCAGCAGCAGCAGATCGACCTGCTGCAGGAGCAGTTCCGCGCGCTGTACCAGCAGGTGCGCAGCGCCGCCACCACCGCGGCCGAAGCCGACCCCCTGCAGGAAATCCCGCCGCATTACTGA
- a CDS encoding DUF1439 domain-containing protein: protein MRLTPSLLLAAACIAGAAPALAGYNIWTGEYSLTRQELQTELDKRFPATLRYAEVVSVQLSHPRLVLDEASNRITTHVDARLINALLPSPPVDGKLALNSGIRYDPARRAVLLDNPTVQQVEVAGMGPYREQLNAIGAVVAQQLLKDYPIYTFKPEELRVGGKEVEPGAITVGKDEVRVEVKQR, encoded by the coding sequence ATGCGCCTGACGCCCTCCCTGCTCCTTGCCGCCGCCTGCATCGCCGGCGCCGCGCCGGCCCTGGCCGGCTACAACATCTGGACCGGCGAGTATTCCCTGACCCGCCAGGAACTGCAGACCGAACTCGACAAGCGCTTTCCCGCGACGCTGCGCTACGCCGAAGTCGTCAGCGTCCAGCTCAGCCATCCGCGGCTGGTGCTGGATGAAGCCAGCAACCGCATCACCACCCACGTCGACGCACGCCTGATCAACGCGCTGCTGCCTTCGCCGCCGGTCGACGGCAAGCTGGCCCTGAACAGCGGCATCCGCTATGACCCGGCCCGGCGCGCGGTACTGCTCGACAACCCCACCGTGCAGCAGGTCGAAGTCGCCGGCATGGGGCCCTATCGCGAACAGCTCAACGCCATCGGCGCCGTGGTCGCGCAGCAGCTGCTGAAGGACTATCCGATCTATACCTTCAAGCCGGAAGAGCTGCGCGTGGGGGGCAAGGAGGTGGAGCCGGGGGCGATTACGGTTGGCAAGGATGAGGTGCGGGTGGAGGTGAAGCAGCGGTAG
- a CDS encoding DMT family transporter has protein sequence MNHQEDCAARFDAARDTLTTRTTRATSAALWATPLFVLLWSSGAIAARLALDHATPFALLTLRFALVCAVLGALGLARKRLLPPRGERLHTAATGLLLIGGYAVFYFLALDHGMTPGVLATVLGAQPMLTLLLTERRASAARLGGLALAFAGLAMVVADSLLLARLSPAGVLCALASLASMTVGAILQKRSPRATAEVLPLQYGASLAACLLCLPFQPFAFEASLAFAAPLLWLALGISIGATLLFYRLIHAGNLVNVTSLFYLVPAGTAALDYLLLGNRMAPLALAGMGAVLAGLGVVFRGTKG, from the coding sequence ATGAACCACCAAGAAGATTGCGCGGCGCGCTTCGACGCCGCGCGCGACACGCTTACCACGCGCACCACGCGCGCCACATCCGCCGCCCTCTGGGCCACGCCGCTGTTCGTGCTGCTATGGAGCAGCGGCGCCATCGCCGCCCGGCTGGCGCTCGACCACGCCACCCCGTTCGCCCTGCTGACCTTGCGCTTCGCGCTGGTCTGCGCCGTGCTGGGCGCGCTCGGCCTGGCACGCAAGCGCCTGCTGCCGCCGCGCGGCGAGCGGCTGCACACGGCCGCCACGGGCCTGCTGCTGATCGGCGGCTACGCGGTCTTTTACTTTCTGGCGCTGGACCACGGCATGACGCCCGGCGTGCTGGCCACGGTGCTGGGCGCGCAGCCGATGCTGACGCTGCTGCTGACCGAGCGCCGCGCCAGCGCCGCGCGCCTGGGCGGCCTGGCGCTGGCATTCGCCGGGCTGGCCATGGTCGTCGCCGACAGCCTGCTGCTGGCCCGGCTGTCGCCGGCCGGGGTGCTGTGCGCGCTGGCCTCGCTGGCCAGCATGACTGTCGGCGCCATCCTGCAGAAGCGCAGCCCACGCGCCACCGCCGAAGTGCTGCCGCTGCAGTACGGCGCAAGCCTGGCGGCGTGCCTGCTGTGCCTGCCGTTCCAGCCCTTCGCCTTCGAAGCCTCGCTGGCGTTCGCCGCGCCGCTGCTATGGCTGGCGCTGGGGATTTCGATCGGCGCGACGCTGCTGTTCTATCGCCTGATCCATGCCGGCAACCTGGTTAACGTGACCAGCCTGTTCTACCTGGTGCCGGCGGGCACCGCGGCGCTCGACTATCTGCTGCTGGGCAACCGCATGGCGCCGCTGGCGCTGGCGGGGATGGGAGCGGTGCTGGCGGGGTTGGGGGTGGTGTTCCGGGGCACCAAGGGTTGA